Below is a genomic region from Chloroflexi bacterium ADurb.Bin180.
CCGCCGCGAGCTCAAGCCTCGCCCCCAGCTCCTGGCGCAGGTGGCCGCCGGGTTGATCGCCGTAGCCGGGCTCCTGTTCATCGAGCGGGTGCGAGACCCTTTCACCGACCGGCTGATTGTGCTGCCCTATGCTCTGACCGTGCCGCTGACCGTCCTGTGGGTCATGGGAATGATCAACACGGTCAACTTTCTGGACGGGCTGGACGGTCTGGCTACCTGTGTGACCAGTGTCGTTGCTCTGGTACTATTCGTGCATATGTATCGGGCTGGCCAGTACAGCGTGTCCTTGCTGCCGCTGGCGCTTCTCGGCGCAACGCTGGGATTCCTGCCCTACAACTGGTATCCGGCGCGCGTGTTTATGGGGAGCACGGGCTCGTTCTTCCTGGGCTATGCGCTGGCCACGGTTTCTGTTGCCGGCGGTCCCCGCCTGGCCACCATGCTGCTGCTGTTGCTGGTGCCCATCGTGGATGTCGGCTGGTTGATCCTGTTGCGCACCCGCCGGGCTGGCACCTTTGTTCACGGAGACCGAAGACACCTGCATTTCCGGTTGGTGGACCTGGGGTTCTCCCAGCGCCAGGTAGTGCTGGCCTATGCCGGGCTCAGCGCGGCGTTCGGAGTGGTGGCCCTGGTGGTTGCATCACGGCTGCTCAAGCTGGCAGCGTTGATGGTCCTCGGGGGGGCGCTTGCGTTCGCCCTGGCGGCAGTGGCCAGGCGCAGCGAACCCCAGTAAGACAGTAGAGACAGCTAACCCACGGGCGCAGGCGCTCAGTCGCGATACTCCACTTTACGCTGCAGCAACACCTCGCCTGCCTTCTCCAACCCCAGCAAGAACAGCAGCACCGGGATATCCACCGCTACGGCCAATGCAAAGACAAAGGTGATGTAGGCAGCGCCCGTGGCCAGCCAGTCCCTGACCGAGGCAGGAACCTGGCGGACCAACCCCGACAGATAGACCGCAGCCGCCAGGAGACCCGTGAAGACCAGCACCGGCAGCCAGGGTTGGCGGTCCGACTCACTGGGCAGCATGGCGTTACTCACTGCGAACAGAACGTAGAGCCAGAGCAGGGCATCGGGGCTCTGGAGTGAGTCGGCCAGAGCGCGCAGAAGGGCACCGGCATTGAAGGGCTGCGGCAGTGTCACCTGCAGGCGCCATCGCGCCAGCAGCAGGATTGTGATGGCGCCGACCAGGAGGGGTGCCAGACCGATCAGGCTCTCGCGGACGGCATCGGAGCGGCGCACGTTCACCGAGCCAAGCTGCACTTCGCCCCCTTTGCGGATGTGCGGCAGCAGGGTCATGCCTTTGGTGGGGACATCGAGCAGGGTGGCCGCCAGCCAGTGACTGCATTCGTGGAGCACGACCCCTGGCAGGAGCAGGATGCAGAAGAGGACCACGGCGCCCTCGTCTCCGCCAAAGAACAAAAAGCCCACCCGATGGAGCACTTCGGTGAGCCAGCGATTGACGAGCACCAGGGCCGCGAACAGGCCAACAAGCCACAAAACGGTGGAGATGCTCATCGTCAGATCAGCCCGCAGGTCGCGAAGGCCCTCAGTGCGACAGCCTGGCGCCTGGTGAAGGTGAGTGGCATCGAGATCAGGCTAGCGTCTCTTGCTGGCCGCCGCCTGCCGGATGATCGGCACGAACTTGGCGGCGACGAGACTGGCGCCGCCCACGAGAGCGCCGTCGATCTCGGGTTGGCTCATGAATTCAGAGATGTTGTCGGGGCTCACGCTTCCGCCGTACTGAATGCGCACTGACTGTGCTGCGTGGGCACCATAGAGCTGGTTAATGGTACCGCGCACGGCGGTGCCAATGGTGCGGTTGGCGAGGTTGCCAGTGGCAGCCTTGCCTGTGCCGATTGCCCAGATGGGCTCGTAGGCGATGACCAGACCACTGACCTGAGCCGCCGCCAGGTCCGCCAGGGCGGCGCGAACCTGGCCGCTGACCACTGAATCAGTCAGACCAGCCTCGTTCTGGGTCAGGTTCTCACCCACGCAGACGATGGGGATAAGGCCATGCTTGAGCGCGGCCTTGACCTTGCGGTTCACGGACTCGTCGGTCTCACCGAAATACTGGCGACGCTCGGAATGGCCGATGATCACATACTGGCACAGTTCCTTGACCATCAGGGGCGAGACCTCGCCAGTGAACGCTCCCTGGTCCTCCCAGTGCATATTCTGGGCTCCCACTCTGAGGCCTGTGCCCTTCACCAGCTCGGCGACGACGCTCAGGCTGGTGAACGGCGGGCAGAGCACGCACTCGACCTCGCCCACCGCATCCAGGTCAGAGCGCACTTCGCGCACCAGAGTTGCGGCTTCGGTGACGGTCTTGAACATCTTCCAGTTGCCAGCGATGATCGGCTTGCGCATAGTTCCTCCTGCGACGGCCAGGGTGGTGATCTGGGGCTTGCCTTGAGACGGAACAAAGCGCCACAACGTGGCGCTCCGTCACTATACCACAATCTAGAGTTGCTGCCAATGCCACGATGACGAGAGTGTGGAAAAAGCGGGCGAGAGATGGGAGCACCCTGGTGCCTGTGCCTGGTAGTGCCAGGACTCCGGGCAACTACAGGCCTCGATAGGTTCGTAGTACAGGCTTTAGCCTGTCCCCACCCACTGACGCGATGAGACCGTCCGGAAGGGGAGCGCTAAAGCGCCTCTTCGCAGTAGCTCAGAGACCTACGGCAACTACGAACCTGTCGTTCACGCTCCCTGGGCAGTTATTCCACACTCTCATATGTGACGAGGGAGGTCTTTCCGTTGACAAGACCCCCTTGGTGAGCCATAATGGCTACCGATAACTGGTTTAGAGGATCGGATTGAAGGTCATCCTGACGCACGAGAATGCAGATTTCGATGCGCTGGCAGCACAACTGGCGGCAAGTATGCTGTACAGCGGGGCCATTCCTCTGCTTTCGCGGCGCCTCAACAGCGACGTGATGGCTTTCCTGCAACTCTACCGCGAGCAGCTTCCTTTTCGCTCCGTGGAACAGCTGGCGCGCCGGCACGTGACCGATGCAATCATCGTCGATGCCCAGTCCGTTCCCTCGGTGCGGGGGATGGATGCGACGACAAGCTACACCATCGTGGATCACCACCCTCTGCGTGGAGAACGACGAAACGGAGTTGGCTACCTGGTGGAGGAGGTCGGTGCGACGACGACGCTGCTGGTGGAGCAGCTCAGGGAGCGGCGCATGGCGCTCACTCCGGTCGAGGCTACGTTGATGCTAATGGGCATCTACGAGGACACCGGATCACTGATGTACACATCGACTACGTCACGCGATCTGCGCAGTGCGGCCTGGCTGCTGGAGAGTGGAGCCAGTCTTTCCGTAGCCAACGACTTTTTGCGGCGCCCTCTGGACGAGCGCTACCAGGAGGTCTATGGACAACTGGTGGACAACGTCGAGTGGCACAATCGACACGGACAGGCGGTACTGGTGGCTGTGGCTCATCTGGATGAGTATCTGGAGGAGCTGTCAACGCTGGCTCACAAGGTAGACGACGTTTTCGACCCTGATGCTTCCTTCCTACTCTTTGTGTTCAAGGATCAGATGCAGCTCATCGCCAGGAGCTCGAGCAAGGCCGTGGACGTAGGTGAGATTGCGCGCGTGTTTGGCGGGGGCGGGCACGAGGCGGCTGCTGCGGCGATGATCATGGGCAGCGACTGGGAGGGGGTGAAAAAGCGCCTGGTCGATGAGCTCAAACACCGCATCAAGCCGCCGGTCACCGTGCGGCAGATCATGTCCTACGGCGTGCACAGCCTGAGTCCGGAAATGACGGTGGCCGAGGCGGATGGCTACGTGCGCCGCTACGGCCACGAGGGATTCCCGGTGGTTGAGAACGGCCAGCTAGTGGGTGTGCTAACCAGGCGCGAGATTGACCGGGCGATGCAGCATGGATTGGGCAGTTCCAGCGTGCGGAACTATATGCACAAAGGCAATGTCGCTGTTTCGCCCTCGGATGGTGTGAACCGCGTGCAGCAGATCATGACCGATCATGGCGTGGGGCAGGTCCCTGTGGTTGAGGATGGCAAGGTCCTGGGCATTGTCACGCGCACGGATCTGATCAAGCTGTGGACCAGCCATGCCCAGCCGGACCGCCGGGGTGAGATTCAGGAGAAGCTGCGCAAGGCGCTGCCTGTTCCGCTGCTGAACCTCCTCTGGCAGGCGCGTGACGTGGCCAACAAGATGGGCCACTCCCTGTACGTGGTCGGCGGCTTTGTGCGCGACCTGATGCTAGGCGTGCCCAATCTCGATCTGGACCTGGTGGTGGAGGGAGATGCGGTCTCGGTCGCAAGAGAGCTGGCGAAGCAGTTGAAGGGCCGCGTGCGCAGTCACTCTCGCTTTGGCACAGCCAAGATACTACTCGAAGGAACCAAGGGGACGAGCCTGCCGGCTTCATTGGACTTTGTCACGGCGCGAACCGAGTTCTATCAACACCCGACTGCCCTGCCGGAGGTGGAGCGCAGCTCCATCAAACAGGATCTCTACCGGCGCGACTTTACGATTAACACCATGGCCATCTGCCTCGATGGTGACCGCTACGGTGACCTCCTGGATTTCTATGGCGGGGAACGAGACCTGCGAGATGGCCTGGTGAGGGTGCTGCACATCTTTAGCTTTGTCGAAGATCCGACGCGCATCATGAGGGCCGTTCGGCTGGAGCAGCGGCTGGGATTTCGACTAGAGACCCGTACGGCCGAACTCGTAGCAGATGCGTTGGAGCTGCTGAATCGAGTGAGCGGCGAGCGCCTCAGACACGAGCTGGAACTGATACTGGACGAGCGCGCCCCGGCCGTTGCCGTGCGGCGGCTCGGCGAGCTGGGGGTGCTGCGCGGCCTCGAGCCGGGTCTGGAGTACGACAATTGGCTGGCCGGCAAGCTCGAGTCGTCGGTAGCGTGGCATCAGAATCAGGTCACGGCTGTTCGCCCCGGGTCCGAGGCCTCTGCAGTCCACCTTGAACAGAACAAGCTGCTGTTGGCCCTGTTGACCTACCGCCTCGACAAGATGCAGCTTACGCGATTCCTTGACCGGCTGCGTTTTGGCCTCGAGGTACGCAAGTTCCTGAGAGAGGTACATCAGCTGAGGTCGCTGGCCAACCGGCTGGAGAAACCGGAGCTCAAGCCAAGCCGTGTCTACCGATTGCTGGACGGATACTCAGCGGACGCGGCCACCGCCTTCTGGCTGGCCCTGGACTCGGAAGTGGCACGGCAGCATGTGCGCCTCTACCTGGATCGCCTGCGCTGGGTGCGCACGCTGGTAGGCGGGGAGTACCTGAAGGGTCTTGGCCTGCGGCCGGGACCTCTGTACGGGCGGGTGCTGGACAGGCTGTTGTTCGCCCGGCTGGATGGCCGGATTCACACGCTGCACGATGAGCAATCGCTGGCACGGCGCCTGGTGGCGAGGCTGGCCGAGTCGGACGCTGCTGAAGAGGGCCAGGACTGAGGGCCAACCTGCCGAGTGCTAAGCTCCGAACTTGGTCAGCCGCAAGGCGTTGGCCATGGCCAGGGGCATCAGATCTACCGCCGGGAACGTTCCCAGAGCGCCTCTGGCACAGGCACGCTCGCCGAACTTGGCTGTGCCGTCGCACCGGCAGTAGGGCGAGTAGACCAGTGAAGGAACCGGGTGCCAACTGTGACCCTTGAGCAGTGACGGCGTAGAGTGGTCGCCGGTCACGACGACGACATCCGGTTTCAGGTTCATCACCCGCGGCACGAACTGATCGAACTCCTCTACCATGGCTACCTTGGCGTCAAAGTCGCCGTCCTCACCTCGGCTGTCGGTGTACTTGAAGTGCAGATAGAAAAAGTCATAGTCCTTCCAGTACTTCTCCAGCGCATCGAACTCGTCAGCCAGTTTGGTCCCGCTGGGGAGAGCGGTCATGCCCACCAGCTTGGCCAGACCGCGATACATCGGGTAGACGGCGATGGCGGCAGAGCGCAGTCCGTACACCTCGGCCATGGTTGGGATGGACGGCCGTCTATCGAGGCCTCGCAGCAGCACTGCGTTCGCGGCAGGCTCCCCTGAGAGTATTCGGCGCGCCTGGGCCGAGAACTCGTTGACCAGGTCGGCGGTCCGCTGTGACGCGGCGCGGTCCGGCGCAGACGACAGGGGATGAATGTCCAGCGGCGCAACGCCAAGCTGCTGTGGGTCTGATTCGCTGAGTTCACCGCCGAGGCCCTTTCCCCGCAGAACGAGGACAAAGCGATGCTCCTTGACTGGCTCTACCAAGAACTCGACTCCAGGGAGACGTACCCTGTCGCGCAGCAGGCCGGTCAGGCGGACGCAGGTCTCGGTGGAGATGCGCCCGGCGCGCCGGTCGGTCACCCTGCCCTGGTTGTCGATGGTGCAAAAGTTGCCGCGGCCGGCCACGTCGTCTGGGCCGAGGTCCAGGTCGATACCCACTGCCTCCAGCACCCCGCGACCGATGACAAAGTGCAGCGGGTCATAGCCAAAGAGCGCCAGATGGCCGGGGCCACTGCCGGGCGTAATGCCAGGTCCGACCGGCACGGTGCAGCCGCACACGGAGCGCGAGGCGAGCGCATCGAGGTTGGGGGTTCTGGCTGTCTCCAGCTCGGTGAGTCCGCCTGGCTCGCGCGGTAGACCCCCCAGTCCGTCCATGACCAGGAAGACGATCTTGCTTTCCGAGGGCACCGTGAGCTTGCGGATGAGATCCAGGTCCATGGATGCTCCTTGTATGCGGGAGTGAGCGCCGAGTGGCGGCACAGACCGCCACTCGACACTGAGGAAGGTTATTTGTCGAGCAGGGCCGCAACGCCGGGCAGGACCTTGCCTTCGAGGAACTCGAGGGAGGCGCCGCCGCCGGTCGAGATATGCGTGATCTTGTCGGCCACGCCTGCCTGCTCTACGGCTGCTGCCGAGTCGCCGCCGCCGATGACGCTGGTCG
It encodes:
- the tagO_2 gene encoding putative undecaprenyl-phosphate N-acetylglucosaminyl 1-phosphate transferase, with protein sequence MPYLAVFLVAFLLALLTTPLAARLGQKWGLVDLPGGRRQHSGAVPRTGGWALFAPFLVAAGLAAFLGPRLPSPEGIDPNEVRRLAGILIGSTFVFAVGFWDDRRELKPRPQLLAQVAAGLIAVAGLLFIERVRDPFTDRLIVLPYALTVPLTVLWVMGMINTVNFLDGLDGLATCVTSVVALVLFVHMYRAGQYSVSLLPLALLGATLGFLPYNWYPARVFMGSTGSFFLGYALATVSVAGGPRLATMLLLLLVPIVDVGWLILLRTRRAGTFVHGDRRHLHFRLVDLGFSQRQVVLAYAGLSAAFGVVALVVASRLLKLAALMVLGGALAFALAAVARRSEPQ
- the tpiA gene encoding Triosephosphate isomerase, which translates into the protein MRKPIIAGNWKMFKTVTEAATLVREVRSDLDAVGEVECVLCPPFTSLSVVAELVKGTGLRVGAQNMHWEDQGAFTGEVSPLMVKELCQYVIIGHSERRQYFGETDESVNRKVKAALKHGLIPIVCVGENLTQNEAGLTDSVVSGQVRAALADLAAAQVSGLVIAYEPIWAIGTGKAATGNLANRTIGTAVRGTINQLYGAHAAQSVRIQYGGSVSPDNISEFMSQPEIDGALVGGASLVAAKFVPIIRQAAASKRR
- the cca gene encoding CCA-adding enzyme, with product MKVILTHENADFDALAAQLAASMLYSGAIPLLSRRLNSDVMAFLQLYREQLPFRSVEQLARRHVTDAIIVDAQSVPSVRGMDATTSYTIVDHHPLRGERRNGVGYLVEEVGATTTLLVEQLRERRMALTPVEATLMLMGIYEDTGSLMYTSTTSRDLRSAAWLLESGASLSVANDFLRRPLDERYQEVYGQLVDNVEWHNRHGQAVLVAVAHLDEYLEELSTLAHKVDDVFDPDASFLLFVFKDQMQLIARSSSKAVDVGEIARVFGGGGHEAAAAAMIMGSDWEGVKKRLVDELKHRIKPPVTVRQIMSYGVHSLSPEMTVAEADGYVRRYGHEGFPVVENGQLVGVLTRREIDRAMQHGLGSSSVRNYMHKGNVAVSPSDGVNRVQQIMTDHGVGQVPVVEDGKVLGIVTRTDLIKLWTSHAQPDRRGEIQEKLRKALPVPLLNLLWQARDVANKMGHSLYVVGGFVRDLMLGVPNLDLDLVVEGDAVSVARELAKQLKGRVRSHSRFGTAKILLEGTKGTSLPASLDFVTARTEFYQHPTALPEVERSSIKQDLYRRDFTINTMAICLDGDRYGDLLDFYGGERDLRDGLVRVLHIFSFVEDPTRIMRAVRLEQRLGFRLETRTAELVADALELLNRVSGERLRHELELILDERAPAVAVRRLGELGVLRGLEPGLEYDNWLAGKLESSVAWHQNQVTAVRPGSEASAVHLEQNKLLLALLTYRLDKMQLTRFLDRLRFGLEVRKFLREVHQLRSLANRLEKPELKPSRVYRLLDGYSADAATAFWLALDSEVARQHVRLYLDRLRWVRTLVGGEYLKGLGLRPGPLYGRVLDRLLFARLDGRIHTLHDEQSLARRLVARLAESDAAEEGQD
- a CDS encoding cofactor-independent phosphoglycerate mutase, whose product is MDLDLIRKLTVPSESKIVFLVMDGLGGLPREPGGLTELETARTPNLDALASRSVCGCTVPVGPGITPGSGPGHLALFGYDPLHFVIGRGVLEAVGIDLDLGPDDVAGRGNFCTIDNQGRVTDRRAGRISTETCVRLTGLLRDRVRLPGVEFLVEPVKEHRFVLVLRGKGLGGELSESDPQQLGVAPLDIHPLSSAPDRAASQRTADLVNEFSAQARRILSGEPAANAVLLRGLDRRPSIPTMAEVYGLRSAAIAVYPMYRGLAKLVGMTALPSGTKLADEFDALEKYWKDYDFFYLHFKYTDSRGEDGDFDAKVAMVEEFDQFVPRVMNLKPDVVVVTGDHSTPSLLKGHSWHPVPSLVYSPYCRCDGTAKFGERACARGALGTFPAVDLMPLAMANALRLTKFGA